The Haloplanus sp. CK5-1 genome contains a region encoding:
- a CDS encoding aconitate hydratase produces the protein MEQTLTEKILDDHLVEGELEPGEEIGIEIDQVLTQDTTGTMVWLQFEALDLDEVQTELAAQYCDHQTYQFDFKNTDDHRFLRSAAGTYGAYFSRPGNGICHNVHKENFAAPGKTMLGSDSHTPTPGGLGELAIGAGGLDVAVAMGGGPYFVEMPHVVNVRLEGELPEWASAKDVILELLRRLSVKGGVDKVFEYTGPGVESLSVPERTTITNMGTELGATTSIFPTDERTKEYLERQGRGDEYVDLSPDEDAEYADEIVVDLSDLEPLVATPSMPDNIVPVREVAGEDVEQVIVGSCTNGGYADILPAAKMVEGREIKKDLEMIVAPGSKQAGELLAREGWTAEMMAAGVNVSESTCGPCIGIGHVPASDSVSMRTFNRNFEGRSGIEDDSVYLCSPQVAAAAALAGEIVDPRDLAEELGDMEPPGVELPDQYDGSKADIIEPEEAVDDELIKGPNIGDVPLKDPLGADIDGETLLKMGDNITTDHIIPATSEILKFRSNIDRLSDFTLSRVDDTFAERAKAAGSSVLVAGENYGQGSSREHAAMCPMYLGVEAVLAQSFARIHKANLYNFGLLPLTIDEETYDRIEQGDHVEVVDDVAAAVESGQEEFTVRVNDDWEATAEFDASEREREILAAGGKLTLTKQQYDEDAGGATPADD, from the coding sequence ATGGAACAGACGCTCACGGAGAAGATTCTAGACGACCATCTGGTCGAGGGAGAACTCGAACCCGGCGAGGAGATCGGGATCGAGATCGACCAGGTGCTCACGCAGGACACGACCGGCACGATGGTGTGGCTCCAGTTCGAGGCGCTCGACCTCGACGAGGTCCAGACCGAACTCGCCGCGCAGTACTGCGACCACCAGACGTATCAGTTCGACTTCAAGAACACCGACGACCACCGCTTCCTCCGCTCCGCCGCGGGCACCTACGGCGCGTACTTCTCCCGGCCTGGCAACGGCATCTGCCACAACGTCCACAAGGAGAACTTCGCCGCGCCCGGGAAGACGATGCTCGGGTCCGACTCTCACACGCCGACGCCGGGCGGACTGGGCGAACTCGCCATCGGCGCTGGCGGCCTCGACGTCGCCGTCGCCATGGGCGGGGGGCCCTACTTCGTCGAGATGCCCCACGTCGTCAACGTCCGCCTCGAAGGGGAACTCCCCGAGTGGGCGAGCGCGAAGGACGTGATCCTCGAACTCCTCCGTCGGCTGTCGGTCAAGGGCGGCGTCGACAAGGTGTTCGAGTACACGGGGCCGGGGGTCGAGAGCCTCTCCGTGCCCGAGCGGACCACGATCACGAACATGGGGACGGAACTCGGCGCGACCACCTCCATCTTCCCCACCGACGAGCGGACGAAGGAGTACCTCGAACGGCAGGGCCGCGGCGACGAGTACGTCGACCTCTCGCCCGACGAGGACGCCGAGTACGCCGACGAGATCGTCGTCGACCTCTCCGACCTCGAACCGCTGGTCGCCACACCGTCGATGCCGGACAACATCGTTCCCGTCCGTGAAGTCGCGGGCGAGGACGTCGAACAGGTCATCGTCGGCTCCTGTACCAACGGCGGCTACGCGGACATCCTCCCCGCGGCGAAGATGGTGGAGGGCCGCGAGATCAAGAAGGACCTCGAGATGATCGTCGCCCCGGGCTCGAAGCAGGCCGGCGAACTCCTGGCCCGCGAGGGCTGGACCGCCGAGATGATGGCCGCCGGCGTCAACGTCTCCGAGTCGACCTGTGGCCCCTGTATCGGCATCGGGCACGTCCCCGCCTCGGACTCCGTGTCGATGCGGACGTTCAACCGCAACTTCGAGGGCCGGTCGGGCATCGAGGACGACTCCGTCTACCTCTGCTCGCCACAGGTGGCCGCGGCGGCGGCGCTGGCCGGCGAAATCGTCGACCCGCGCGACCTGGCGGAGGAACTCGGCGACATGGAACCGCCGGGCGTCGAACTCCCCGACCAGTACGACGGCTCCAAGGCCGACATCATCGAACCCGAGGAGGCCGTCGACGACGAACTCATCAAGGGACCGAACATCGGTGACGTGCCGCTGAAGGATCCCCTCGGGGCCGACATCGACGGCGAGACGCTCCTGAAGATGGGCGACAACATCACGACCGACCACATCATCCCGGCCACGTCGGAGATCCTCAAGTTCCGGTCGAACATCGACCGGCTCTCCGATTTCACCCTCTCGCGGGTCGACGACACGTTCGCCGAGCGCGCGAAAGCCGCCGGCAGTAGCGTCCTCGTCGCCGGCGAGAACTACGGGCAGGGCTCCTCCCGTGAACACGCCGCGATGTGTCCGATGTACCTCGGCGTCGAGGCCGTCCTCGCGCAGTCGTTCGCCCGCATCCACAAGGCGAACCTCTACAACTTCGGACTGTTGCCCCTGACCATCGACGAGGAGACTTACGACCGGATCGAACAGGGCGACCACGTCGAGGTCGTCGACGACGTCGCCGCGGCCGTCGAGAGCGGCCAAGAAGAGTTTACCGTCCGCGTCAACGACGACTGGGAGGCGACCGCCGAGTTCGACGCCTCCGAACGCGAGCGCGAGATTCTCGCCGCCGGCGGCAAACTCACTCTCACGAAACAGCAGTACGACGAGGACGCGGGCGGCGCGACACCCGCCGACGACTGA
- a CDS encoding pyridoxamine 5'-phosphate oxidase family protein, translated as MTANAMTRAEIDAALHESGVGVLSLTDGAETYAIPESFGYDGENLYFQFAYEEGSQKMAFAETTDLATLTVFSERPAWSVVVRGDIAPLSEVDAPEAADAIASNAAVPQFNVSPDSPAQDLQFDPYRLTPTERSGRAFGSIDGSTETF; from the coding sequence ATGACCGCCAACGCGATGACTCGTGCCGAAATCGACGCCGCCCTCCACGAGTCGGGGGTCGGCGTGCTGTCGTTGACCGACGGCGCGGAGACGTACGCGATCCCCGAGTCGTTCGGGTACGACGGAGAAAACCTCTACTTCCAGTTCGCTTACGAGGAGGGGAGCCAAAAGATGGCGTTCGCCGAGACGACCGACCTCGCGACGCTCACCGTCTTCAGCGAACGGCCCGCGTGGAGTGTCGTCGTCCGTGGCGACATCGCTCCGCTCTCCGAGGTGGATGCTCCGGAAGCGGCCGACGCCATCGCGTCGAACGCGGCGGTCCCCCAGTTCAACGTCAGTCCCGACTCGCCGGCCCAGGACCTGCAGTTCGACCCCTACAGACTGACGCCGACCGAACGGTCGGGGCGGGCGTTCGGATCGATCGACGGATCGACGGAGACGTTTTAA
- a CDS encoding DUF5807 family protein → MTDTDLDDFLAGDRLDHVALYLTDDYLDDDALSSHGTAVEGGVVLVVPGDRGRDLFSAGTGMDAMAFAKEAMGTEGDVDHTLQGGTCPDCGQGAAFVLAFAEAQNEEVGGIYAEGDVIHAYAACPDGDAFSDRWLVGEA, encoded by the coding sequence ATGACCGACACCGACCTCGACGACTTCCTCGCGGGCGACCGCTTGGACCACGTCGCGCTCTATCTCACCGACGACTACCTCGACGACGACGCCCTGTCGTCCCACGGGACGGCCGTCGAGGGCGGCGTCGTCCTCGTCGTGCCCGGGGACCGCGGGCGGGACCTCTTCTCCGCCGGTACCGGGATGGACGCCATGGCCTTCGCCAAGGAGGCGATGGGTACCGAGGGCGACGTCGACCACACGCTGCAGGGCGGCACCTGTCCCGACTGCGGCCAGGGCGCGGCGTTCGTCCTCGCGTTCGCCGAGGCCCAAAACGAGGAGGTGGGCGGCATCTACGCCGAGGGCGACGTTATCCACGCCTACGCCGCCTGTCCGGACGGCGACGCGTTCTCGGATCGGTGGCTCGTGGGCGAGGCGTAG
- a CDS encoding GNAT family N-acetyltransferase, with protein MTDDTTGEFPSPPLTFDDREGRTITVQSYDHERECEALTAMYEAFDSADRAQGIPPTTTDRITDWLDAITGSGTVNVVAWHGDDPVGHATLVPDDEDRVAELAIFVLQAYQSSGIGTRLVEALLGAGREAGFERVWLTVERWNDPAITLYEKMGFRPTDTESFEHEMELQLAQTDSTG; from the coding sequence ATGACCGACGACACCACCGGCGAATTCCCGTCGCCACCGCTGACCTTCGACGACCGCGAGGGGCGGACGATAACCGTTCAGTCCTACGACCACGAACGGGAGTGCGAGGCGTTGACGGCGATGTACGAGGCGTTCGATTCCGCCGACCGCGCACAGGGCATTCCGCCCACGACGACCGACCGGATCACCGACTGGTTGGACGCGATCACCGGGTCGGGGACGGTGAACGTCGTCGCGTGGCACGGTGACGACCCCGTCGGACACGCGACGCTCGTTCCCGACGACGAGGACAGAGTCGCCGAGCTCGCCATCTTCGTCCTCCAGGCGTACCAGTCGTCGGGCATCGGGACGCGTCTCGTCGAGGCGTTACTCGGCGCGGGACGGGAGGCGGGCTTCGAACGCGTGTGGCTCACCGTCGAGCGCTGGAACGACCCCGCGATCACCCTCTACGAGAAGATGGGCTTTCGCCCGACCGACACCGAGAGCTTCGAACACGAGATGGAACTCCAGTTGGCTCAGACCGACAGCACCGGCTGA
- a CDS encoding deoxyuridine 5'-triphosphate nucleotidohydrolase produces the protein MFRAGSFVADHVSPVETEQVQPNGVDLTVDAIFETRGGRISRDGKRIGDRDLVDPDPDAGAYALPVGGYVLRYGETIRIPEGHVGFVYPRSSLLRNACMLHTAVWDAGYEGRGEGLLVVHRDVEIEPGARIAQLVFAEANHDGTYDGSYQGENT, from the coding sequence ATGTTCCGTGCCGGCTCGTTCGTGGCCGATCACGTCTCCCCGGTCGAGACCGAACAGGTGCAGCCGAACGGCGTCGATCTGACCGTCGACGCGATCTTCGAGACGCGTGGTGGCCGCATCTCCCGCGACGGCAAGCGGATCGGCGACCGCGACCTCGTCGACCCCGACCCCGACGCCGGAGCGTACGCCCTTCCCGTCGGCGGCTACGTCCTCCGCTACGGCGAGACGATCCGAATCCCCGAGGGTCACGTCGGCTTCGTCTACCCCCGGTCGTCGCTGCTGCGCAACGCCTGCATGCTCCACACTGCCGTCTGGGACGCCGGATACGAGGGACGGGGCGAAGGCCTGCTGGTCGTCCACCGGGACGTCGAGATCGAACCCGGCGCACGGATCGCCCAACTCGTGTTCGCCGAGGCCAACCACGACGGCACGTACGACGGCAGCTACCAGGGCGAGAACACTTAG
- a CDS encoding universal stress protein, with translation MFDTIVVATDGSKSVRRAVSVALDLADRFDATVHALYVIDEGDIEASPERVRDEMRDAFDDSAHDALEEVAAATDRSVTTAVREGRPATEIREYAESVDADVVAMGTRGRHGENRFLIGSVAERVVRTCPVPVLTVRQLDKGEVGSDQAAA, from the coding sequence ATGTTCGACACTATCGTCGTCGCGACCGACGGGTCGAAGAGCGTCCGCCGGGCCGTGAGCGTCGCACTCGACCTCGCTGATCGGTTCGACGCGACGGTCCACGCCCTCTACGTGATCGACGAAGGGGATATCGAGGCCTCGCCCGAACGGGTCCGCGACGAGATGCGAGACGCCTTCGACGACTCCGCCCACGACGCCCTCGAAGAGGTGGCGGCGGCGACGGATCGGTCGGTGACGACGGCGGTCCGCGAGGGTCGACCGGCGACCGAGATCCGCGAGTACGCCGAGTCGGTCGACGCCGACGTAGTGGCGATGGGGACCCGCGGTCGCCACGGCGAGAACCGGTTTCTCATCGGGAGCGTCGCCGAGCGGGTGGTCCGAACCTGTCCCGTACCGGTGTTGACCGTGCGACAGTTGGACAAGGGCGAGGTCGGGAGCGACCAGGCCGCCGCCTGA
- a CDS encoding phosphohydrolase: protein MDDDLIDADGLSLSRKSRLPGAGFFYPDSLDEEYADRRAREAIEGAEVVVIADGDADGLACVALLREVYDAALDVAPFEESLAARVDPALDGDGEVGDEDEDEDREESPVGLVTASPHSLPEALDRVAEYADPGVDVYVCDLCPDDATIGETVDTVVDRADVVRWFDHHQWDDAAAAAVRDAGVDLVVGESDEECTADVALRSLDTAFPDHLEALAAVTRDHDLWIKEDPRGDDLADYAHWASAEEYVTVVGRYGPDLPDPVVDYLEDRRVEKKRLIEAAVDRAEMRSVGPWTVGVTYGRCSQNEVAETLRERGADAAVIVKPAGSASIRGSEGFERCHEVAEQVNGGGHPRAAGCKPDIYDDMLDYAHHWSSEGYATRQVILAAFERLVGRDTEADE from the coding sequence ATGGACGACGATCTGATCGACGCCGACGGGCTCTCGCTCTCGCGGAAATCCCGGCTCCCGGGTGCGGGCTTCTTCTACCCGGATTCGCTCGACGAGGAGTACGCGGACCGGCGCGCTCGTGAGGCCATCGAGGGCGCGGAGGTGGTGGTGATCGCGGACGGCGACGCCGACGGCCTTGCCTGCGTGGCGTTGCTCCGCGAGGTGTACGACGCCGCCCTCGACGTCGCACCCTTCGAGGAATCGCTCGCGGCCCGCGTCGATCCGGCGCTGGACGGCGACGGCGAGGTCGGAGACGAAGACGAGGACGAGGACCGGGAGGAGTCCCCGGTCGGCCTCGTCACCGCCAGTCCGCACTCGCTCCCCGAGGCCCTCGACCGCGTCGCGGAGTACGCCGACCCCGGCGTCGACGTCTACGTCTGTGACCTCTGTCCGGACGACGCCACCATCGGCGAGACGGTCGACACGGTGGTCGACCGCGCCGACGTAGTGCGGTGGTTCGACCACCACCAGTGGGACGACGCTGCCGCCGCCGCCGTCCGCGACGCCGGCGTCGACCTCGTCGTCGGCGAGTCCGACGAGGAGTGTACGGCCGACGTGGCACTCCGCTCGCTCGATACGGCGTTTCCGGACCACCTCGAGGCGTTGGCGGCGGTCACCCGGGATCACGACCTCTGGATCAAGGAGGACCCCCGGGGCGACGACCTGGCCGACTACGCTCACTGGGCGAGCGCCGAGGAGTACGTCACCGTGGTCGGGCGGTACGGACCCGACTTGCCCGACCCCGTGGTCGACTACCTCGAGGACCGGCGCGTCGAGAAGAAGCGGTTGATCGAGGCGGCGGTCGACCGCGCCGAGATGCGGTCGGTCGGGCCGTGGACCGTCGGCGTCACTTACGGTCGCTGCTCCCAGAACGAGGTGGCCGAGACGCTCCGCGAGCGCGGTGCCGACGCCGCCGTGATCGTCAAGCCCGCCGGGAGCGCGAGCATCCGGGGGAGCGAGGGGTTCGAGCGGTGCCACGAGGTCGCCGAACAGGTGAACGGCGGGGGCCACCCCCGCGCCGCCGGCTGTAAGCCGGACATCTACGACGACATGCTCGACTACGCCCACCACTGGTCGTCGGAGGGGTACGCGACCCGACAGGTGATCCTCGCGGCGTTCGAGCGGCTCGTGGGACGGGACACGGAAGCCGACGAGTAA
- the rimI gene encoding ribosomal protein S18-alanine N-acetyltransferase — MAVHTQPADVTIRDAETGDLGGVVRIERASFAQPWPYAAFDRFVDEPGFLVADRDGDVVGYVVGDVTPDFGRDLGHVKDLAVAPSDRRRGIGRTLLNRSLTALAVQGSDLVKLEVRAGNEAAQTLYRDVGFRATRRLSGYYRDGEDALVMMLHVPDWQDG; from the coding sequence GTGGCCGTTCACACGCAACCGGCGGACGTGACCATCCGCGACGCCGAGACGGGGGATCTCGGCGGCGTCGTCCGTATCGAACGGGCGTCGTTCGCCCAGCCGTGGCCCTACGCGGCGTTCGACCGGTTCGTCGACGAACCCGGATTCCTGGTCGCGGACCGCGACGGCGACGTCGTGGGTTACGTCGTCGGCGACGTGACGCCCGATTTCGGGCGTGATCTGGGGCACGTGAAGGACCTCGCGGTGGCTCCGTCCGACCGGCGGCGAGGCATCGGCCGAACCCTCCTGAACCGGTCGCTCACCGCACTCGCGGTCCAGGGTTCGGACCTGGTAAAACTCGAAGTGCGGGCGGGCAACGAGGCCGCCCAGACGCTGTACCGGGACGTGGGCTTCCGAGCGACGCGCCGACTCTCCGGCTACTACCGCGACGGCGAGGACGCTCTCGTGATGATGCTGCACGTCCCCGACTGGCAGGACGGGTGA
- a CDS encoding dihydroorotase — MLVRNATLADGRVRDVRVDGGRIDTVGIDLDGDGRTIDADECLLLPGAVDVHVHFREPGAPHKETWRTGSRSAAAGGVTTVVDQPNTDPPTTTGTAYDQKELLARESLVDFGINGGVTADWDPETLFDRPIVALGEVFLADSTGDMGIDGDLFADAVARAADAGVPVTVHAEDATRFESGVHGTGSGTGRNADADPWSAYRTAEAEIVAVERAVEIGVDAGARLHVAHTSTPEAVDIVADAPDRVTCEVTPHHCLLSRADLNELGTFGRMNPPLRSEERRAALYDRIVDGRVDAVATDHAPHTRAEKETTLWEAPSGVPGVETMVPLLLAETLDGPLTVERVRDLTATTPAETFGLVDKGRIEAGRDADLALYDLDRPRPVRGERLHSNCGWTSFEGRSAVFPEWTTVRGDRVYDGAMDTFRAAEGENVR; from the coding sequence ATGCTCGTCAGGAACGCGACGCTCGCGGATGGCCGCGTCCGGGACGTTCGCGTCGACGGAGGACGCATCGACACCGTCGGGATCGACCTCGACGGCGACGGTCGGACGATCGACGCCGACGAATGCCTCCTGCTACCGGGGGCGGTCGACGTCCACGTCCACTTCAGGGAACCCGGCGCGCCACACAAGGAGACGTGGCGGACGGGGTCTCGGAGCGCCGCCGCTGGCGGCGTCACGACGGTCGTCGACCAACCGAACACCGACCCCCCGACGACGACCGGGACGGCCTACGACCAGAAGGAACTCCTCGCGCGGGAGTCGCTCGTCGACTTCGGCATCAACGGCGGCGTGACCGCCGACTGGGACCCCGAGACGCTGTTCGACCGCCCGATCGTCGCGCTCGGCGAGGTGTTTCTGGCCGACTCCACCGGCGACATGGGGATCGACGGCGACCTGTTCGCCGACGCCGTCGCCCGCGCCGCCGACGCCGGTGTCCCCGTGACCGTCCACGCCGAGGACGCCACCCGCTTCGAATCGGGCGTCCACGGCACCGGATCGGGGACGGGTCGGAACGCCGACGCCGACCCGTGGAGCGCCTACCGCACCGCCGAGGCCGAAATCGTGGCCGTCGAACGCGCCGTCGAGATCGGCGTCGACGCCGGCGCGCGACTCCACGTCGCCCACACCAGCACGCCCGAGGCGGTCGACATCGTCGCCGACGCCCCCGACCGCGTGACCTGCGAGGTGACACCCCACCACTGCCTGCTCTCGCGGGCCGACCTCAACGAACTGGGGACGTTCGGGCGCATGAACCCGCCTCTGCGGAGCGAGGAGCGTCGGGCCGCCCTCTACGACCGGATCGTCGACGGCCGCGTCGACGCCGTCGCGACCGACCACGCGCCCCACACGCGGGCGGAGAAGGAGACGACGCTCTGGGAGGCTCCGAGCGGTGTCCCCGGCGTCGAGACGATGGTTCCGCTCCTCTTGGCCGAGACGCTCGACGGCCCGCTGACCGTCGAGCGGGTCCGCGACCTGACGGCGACGACACCCGCCGAGACGTTCGGGTTGGTGGACAAGGGACGGATCGAGGCCGGGCGGGACGCCGACCTCGCGCTGTACGACCTGGACCGGCCGCGACCGGTTCGGGGGGAGCGTCTCCACTCCAACTGCGGGTGGACGTCGTTCGAGGGCCGATCGGCCGTCTTCCCCGAGTGGACGACGGTTCGGGGCGACCGCGTCTACGACGGGGCGATGGACACCTTTCGCGCGGCCGAGGGCGAGAACGTGCGCTGA
- a CDS encoding lipoate--protein ligase family protein, which yields MRVVRGRAGTVAADRQRTGAMLARTAETGDPAVRVWTPPRHVAFGRREAATSGYDRAVSVARDRGFPTVQRRVGGRAVAHTGSTVAFARAVPVDDARTGLTARYEATTARLRRALAAVGVDTTVGEPAGSFCPGSHSLQCDGKVAGVAQRVRGDAALVAGCVVVDDREAFAGVLAPVYAALGQPFDPESVGSVAAVGGPAETGAVGTAIEGMLVGDADPTVVVVETEAETEA from the coding sequence ATGCGCGTCGTCAGGGGTCGAGCCGGAACGGTCGCGGCAGACCGCCAGCGAACCGGCGCGATGCTCGCACGGACGGCCGAGACGGGCGACCCGGCGGTCCGCGTGTGGACGCCCCCGCGACACGTCGCATTCGGGCGGCGCGAGGCCGCCACCTCGGGGTACGACCGGGCCGTCTCGGTCGCCCGCGACCGCGGGTTTCCGACCGTCCAGCGCCGGGTCGGAGGGCGGGCCGTCGCCCACACGGGGTCGACGGTCGCGTTCGCCCGCGCCGTTCCGGTCGACGACGCCCGAACCGGGCTGACTGCCCGCTACGAGGCGACGACCGCCCGCCTCCGTCGTGCGCTCGCGGCAGTCGGCGTCGACACGACGGTCGGCGAGCCCGCCGGCTCGTTCTGTCCCGGCTCCCACTCGCTGCAGTGTGACGGGAAGGTCGCGGGCGTGGCCCAACGGGTCCGGGGTGACGCCGCCCTGGTCGCCGGATGTGTCGTCGTCGACGACCGCGAGGCGTTCGCCGGCGTCCTGGCTCCGGTGTACGCCGCCCTGGGACAGCCCTTCGATCCCGAGAGCGTCGGGAGCGTTGCGGCCGTGGGTGGGCCGGCCGAGACGGGCGCTGTCGGGACCGCCATCGAGGGGATGCTGGTCGGTGACGCCGACCCGACGGTCGTCGTGGTCGAAACCGAGGCCGAGACCGAAGCGTGA
- a CDS encoding DUF7119 family protein: protein MSDESDTFDRPVDRESPVGEPVVRADPTVTGERAEEAVGFDPDDPESVQLAADVVRSFAENTVGSEDHVYMLRGAAACAALVRGVGSYKAAAERAGGDVSVAFIRKWARVHDLPQAIRRHVARGTVAPTAAKHIARVSGDDRYALAWATLEHDLTVREIRSLASEVGNGASVEAALADRGLTLGHMSLTLPPAQYIELRRRASIENRDPDDLVAEALEAYLGL from the coding sequence ATGAGCGACGAGTCCGACACGTTCGACCGGCCGGTCGACCGGGAGTCGCCGGTTGGCGAACCGGTCGTCCGCGCCGATCCGACGGTGACCGGCGAGCGTGCGGAGGAGGCCGTCGGGTTCGACCCCGACGACCCCGAGAGCGTCCAACTCGCCGCCGACGTGGTGCGCTCGTTCGCGGAGAACACCGTCGGCTCCGAGGACCACGTCTACATGCTCCGGGGGGCGGCGGCGTGTGCGGCGCTGGTGCGGGGCGTCGGCTCCTACAAGGCGGCCGCGGAACGCGCCGGCGGCGACGTGTCGGTCGCCTTCATCCGCAAGTGGGCGCGGGTCCACGACCTGCCACAGGCCATCCGCCGACACGTCGCCCGCGGCACCGTCGCTCCCACTGCCGCGAAACACATCGCGCGCGTCTCGGGCGACGACCGCTACGCGCTGGCGTGGGCGACGCTCGAACACGACCTCACCGTCCGCGAGATCCGCAGTCTCGCGAGCGAGGTGGGCAACGGCGCGTCCGTCGAGGCGGCGCTCGCGGACCGCGGCCTCACCCTCGGGCACATGTCGCTCACCCTCCCTCCAGCCCAGTACATCGAACTCCGGCGGCGGGCGTCCATCGAGAACCGCGACCCCGACGACCTGGTGGCGGAGGCGCTCGAGGCGTATCTGGGTCTCTGA
- a CDS encoding DUF7112 family protein, whose product MSDRVASDGDGVTTYRARVARSGGTRRPCLRLPEAVDLGEGDVLRLVLDGTEYHAPVRTDADGRLLRGAYDNRRLARTDGEGANRLVSWLRDTDRDPGQSVDFDEVTPGYLYGVRVPGTRTVYSVTSRPDSSLSAIAEDLE is encoded by the coding sequence GTGTCCGACCGCGTCGCCAGCGACGGGGACGGGGTGACCACCTACCGCGCCCGCGTCGCCCGGAGCGGCGGCACTCGTCGCCCCTGTCTGCGCCTCCCCGAGGCAGTCGACCTCGGGGAGGGCGACGTGCTCCGCCTCGTCCTCGACGGGACCGAGTACCACGCGCCCGTCCGAACCGACGCCGACGGCCGCCTGCTCCGCGGGGCCTACGACAACCGCCGCCTCGCACGGACCGACGGCGAGGGGGCGAACCGACTCGTCTCGTGGCTCCGCGACACGGACCGCGACCCGGGCCAGAGCGTCGACTTCGACGAGGTGACGCCGGGCTACCTCTACGGCGTCCGCGTTCCGGGAACGCGGACGGTGTACTCGGTCACCAGCCGACCGGACTCGTCACTCTCGGCCATCGCCGAGGACTTAGAGTAG
- a CDS encoding DUF5806 family protein: MNRRTEPRRMSDDAPAAGDDATPEGDGATGSSVPDDVRKYERFKKIDGAQYDRVNDFLRDRTYVTAREWAIARLCVDFRTETGVEMTKIGENLPQLVPFMTDTYSPQAVNQARAAFEEKVQKAGATFLYGAMSGFFTAEELDEMMYEVTEVAKFLLEVEGVDLAAAEELDAEDRISEVMREVRESSQEVRSDLD; this comes from the coding sequence TTGAATCGGCGCACGGAACCGCGGCGCATGAGCGACGACGCGCCCGCGGCCGGGGACGACGCCACCCCCGAGGGCGACGGCGCGACCGGATCGTCGGTCCCGGACGACGTGCGCAAGTACGAGCGTTTCAAGAAGATCGACGGCGCACAGTACGACCGCGTCAACGACTTCCTCCGCGATCGGACGTACGTCACGGCCCGCGAGTGGGCCATCGCCCGCCTCTGTGTCGACTTCCGCACCGAGACCGGCGTCGAGATGACGAAGATTGGCGAGAACCTCCCCCAACTCGTCCCCTTCATGACCGACACCTACTCGCCACAGGCGGTCAATCAGGCCCGTGCCGCTTTCGAGGAGAAGGTCCAGAAAGCCGGCGCGACCTTCCTCTACGGCGCGATGTCCGGCTTCTTCACCGCCGAGGAACTCGACGAGATGATGTACGAGGTGACGGAGGTGGCGAAGTTCCTCCTCGAGGTCGAGGGTGTCGACCTCGCGGCGGCCGAGGAACTCGACGCTGAAGACCGCATCTCCGAGGTCATGCGCGAGGTGCGGGAGTCGAGCCAGGAGGTCCGGAGCGACCTCGACTGA
- a CDS encoding universal stress protein: protein MKILLGIGGSDDSLRALERVVDRVTETGDDLTVAILRNPATEATPDGIEERVRATLDEREVTASVRHLDGDPGSELVELAETEGFDRIAIGGGETSPMGKIKLGSIAEFVLLNSHVSVTLVR, encoded by the coding sequence ATGAAGATACTGCTGGGCATCGGCGGGAGCGACGACTCGCTCCGCGCACTGGAGCGGGTGGTCGACCGCGTCACCGAGACCGGAGACGACCTGACGGTCGCGATCCTCCGGAACCCGGCAACCGAGGCGACCCCCGATGGGATCGAGGAGCGAGTGCGGGCGACCCTCGACGAACGGGAGGTGACGGCGTCGGTGCGCCATCTCGACGGCGATCCGGGAAGCGAACTGGTCGAACTCGCCGAAACCGAGGGGTTCGATCGGATCGCCATCGGTGGGGGCGAGACCAGTCCCATGGGGAAGATCAAACTCGGGAGTATCGCGGAGTTCGTCCTGTTGAACTCGCACGTTTCGGTGACGCTCGTCCGATGA
- a CDS encoding universal stress protein, translating to MTDPLSPSLVLVPVDGSEESLSAVEYATAVAAEYDARIHALYVVGEDLARAIGTGAVDDQTLAADTEAFLEAVADIVAEAGVPLSTSMTHGFSTARLSRHPGSVVLDTAEEVDADFLVVPREPVSGDPDEVLGKAAEYVLLYASQPVLSV from the coding sequence ATGACCGATCCGCTCTCCCCGTCGCTCGTCCTCGTTCCCGTCGACGGGAGCGAGGAGTCGCTCTCGGCCGTCGAGTACGCGACCGCCGTCGCCGCCGAGTACGACGCCCGGATTCACGCGCTCTACGTCGTCGGCGAGGATCTCGCCCGCGCCATCGGCACCGGAGCGGTCGACGACCAGACGCTCGCGGCCGACACCGAGGCGTTCCTGGAGGCGGTCGCGGACATCGTCGCCGAGGCGGGCGTTCCGCTCTCGACGTCGATGACGCACGGCTTCTCGACGGCGCGACTGTCCCGTCATCCGGGTAGCGTCGTCCTCGACACCGCCGAGGAGGTCGACGCCGACTTCCTCGTCGTCCCGCGCGAACCCGTCTCCGGCGACCCCGACGAGGTGCTCGGCAAAGCCGCCGAGTACGTCCTTCTCTACGCGAGTCAGCCGGTGCTGTCGGTCTGA